The DNA window GGCTGGGTGACTGATAATGGCGCTTTCCACTTCCACCGGCGACACCCAGATGCCGCCGACCTTGAGCATGTCGTCCGAACGGCCTGCGTGCCAGTAGTAGCCCTCTTCGTCCACGGTGTACTTGTCGCCCGTGAAAAGCCATTCGCCGACGAACGTCTTGCGACTGCGCTCGGACTTGTGCAGGTAAAAGAGCGCGGTGGTCTCGCTCTTCACCAGCAAATTGCCCACCTCGCCAGGCGGCACATCATTGAGGTTCTCGTCCACGATCCGAACTTCGTAGCCCGGAACCGGTTTGCCACTGCTACCGGGGCGAATGTCGTCCGGCTTGTTGGAAATGAAAATGTGCCACAACTCGGTGCAGCCAATCCCGTCAATGATATCGAGTCCCGTCCGCTCCTTCCAGCCGTGCCAAATGGAAGCCGGGAGCGACTCGCCCGCCGAGACGCAGATCCGAAGCGACGACAGATCGTACTTCTCCTGAAAGTCTTCCATCGCCAGAATCGCGGCGTAGCCGGTGGGCGCGTTGTAGTGAATGGTCGGCTTGAAACGTTGAATCGTTTCGAGGACGTTGACGGCAATGCGCGGCGGGGCGGCCATGAGCACGCAACTCGCGCCGACAAACCACGGGAACACCAGATTGCCACCTGTGCCAAAGGTGAAGAACAGCTTGGCGGTGGCAAACGTCCGGTCGGTCTCGCGCAAGCCGAACACATTTACTGCCCACAACTGAGCGGTGATGGGCAGGTCTTTGTGGGCGTGGAGGATGCCTTTTGGCTCACCGGTGGTGCCGCTGGAATAGTTGAGGCAACAGAAATCGTCGCGATGCGTGGGAGCTACGCTCAGTTCAACAGACTCGTCCTTGATCCACTCCGCGTAATCAAGATCGCCGGGCTGGCCCCCTTCGACTGCGCTCAGGGCAGGGCCACCGCCGATAACGACGATGTGCTTCACAAAATCCATCTCTTCGCGGATCGGCTCAATGGAAGACAGGAGGGCCTTGTGGATAATGAGCACCCGCGCCCGGCAGTCGCGCAAAATGTAGGCGTGTTCCTGCGGCTTGGACAAGGTGTTCATACCCACCGCTACCGCGCCGATCTTGAGCGCCGCAAAGTAGGCCGCCACCCACTCGGCGCAATCGAGGGAGAGGATAGCCACCATTTCACCCATGCGAACGTCAAGGCGTTTGAGAGCGTTGCCCACCTGATTGACTTCGTTCGCCGCCTGTTGAAACGTCAGTTCGCGTTCGGCAGAGTACAGGGCCACTTTGTCGGCGCGGGCGGTCAGGTTGTGCTCCAGGATATTGACGGCATTGTAATAAAGTGGAAGATCGGCAGCTTTCATAAGTTCGTCTCCTGTAGTTTTATTCGCGTCCCAGCAGTTCACGGGCGATCACGATTCGCTGAATGTGCGCCGTGCCTTCATAGATTTGTAACCCCTTGATGTCGCGATAGTAACGTTCAACCGGATATTCGTTGGAGTAACCGCGCCCGCCGTGCAAAAGCACTGCTTCATTGGCCGCCTTGACAGCGGCCTCGGTGGCAAACAGCTTGGCGATGGAGGTCTCGCGAGCGGCCTTCTCCCCCTGGTCGCGAAGCCAGGCCGCGCGATAGACCAACAGCCGGGTCGCGTCCACGTCGGCGGCCATGTCGGCCAGTGTTGCCTGAATCATCTCAAAGTTGCCAATGCGCTGGCCGAACTGCCGCCGGGTCCTGGCGAAGTCCACACAGGCGTCAAGGCACGCCTGAGCCACCCCCAGCGCACCGGCGGCCACCCCCAGCCGCCCGCCGTCCAGCGCCGACATCGCCACTTTAAACCCGTCGCCATGATTGCCGAGCAAAGCGGTCTTGGGAACAGGCATATTTTCAAAATGGATATGAGCATGATCGGACGCGCGATGGCCGAGTTCTTTGCCCGGCATCTTTTCACGGTGGAAGCCGTCGGCGTCGGTGGGAACCAGGAAGGCGCAAATGCCTTTGT is part of the Chloroflexota bacterium genome and encodes:
- a CDS encoding benzoate-CoA ligase family protein, encoding MKAADLPLYYNAVNILEHNLTARADKVALYSAERELTFQQAANEVNQVGNALKRLDVRMGEMVAILSLDCAEWVAAYFAALKIGAVAVGMNTLSKPQEHAYILRDCRARVLIIHKALLSSIEPIREEMDFVKHIVVIGGGPALSAVEGGQPGDLDYAEWIKDESVELSVAPTHRDDFCCLNYSSGTTGEPKGILHAHKDLPITAQLWAVNVFGLRETDRTFATAKLFFTFGTGGNLVFPWFVGASCVLMAAPPRIAVNVLETIQRFKPTIHYNAPTGYAAILAMEDFQEKYDLSSLRICVSAGESLPASIWHGWKERTGLDIIDGIGCTELWHIFISNKPDDIRPGSSGKPVPGYEVRIVDENLNDVPPGEVGNLLVKSETTALFYLHKSERSRKTFVGEWLFTGDKYTVDEEGYYWHAGRSDDMLKVGGIWVSPVEVESAIISHPAVLECAVVGHTDSASLIKPKAFVVLKEGHPPSDDLMRELIDHCKAKIAEYKRPRWVEFVPELPKTATGKIQRFKMRDS
- a CDS encoding acyl-CoA dehydrogenase family protein: MNFSLTPAQLQVQAQARAFARNRVAPLTREMDEQGEMPLSLIQEMATTGLLGGPMPKEYGGGGWDAVSLALCYEELGRVDSSVRGFMTVHTSLVSQCILQWGTETQKQTYLPQLARGELIGCYCLTEPNAGSDAASMESTAALSGGDGYIINGEKIWITNGGIAHLGIVFANADRSLKHKGICAFLVPTDADGFHREKMPGKELGHRASDHAHIHFENMPVPKTALLGNHGDGFKVAMSALDGGRLGVAAGALGVAQACLDACVDFARTRRQFGQRIGNFEMIQATLADMAADVDATRLLVYRAAWLRDQGEKAARETSIAKLFATEAAVKAANEAVLLHGGRGYSNEYPVERYYRDIKGLQIYEGTAHIQRIVIARELLGRE